One region of Halomicrobium sp. LC1Hm genomic DNA includes:
- a CDS encoding dual specificity protein phosphatase family protein: MSESRRLDRVDAHRFAPAGPDEEYVYGACCPGWHSTAAPDDAVEEWIAFMQERGIERVLCLLSGTQLDQTEASTGRYVRAFGGENVEHVPIADHHLADAETLDREILPFIEESVEAEKPVVVHCLAGIGRTGHVLAAWLVYGHGYDPVDAIETVGELGRSPGEAVDAGHARRGELHELLSTFA; encoded by the coding sequence CCTGGACCGGGTCGACGCCCACCGGTTCGCCCCCGCTGGCCCCGACGAGGAGTACGTCTACGGTGCGTGCTGTCCCGGCTGGCACTCGACTGCGGCCCCCGACGACGCCGTCGAAGAGTGGATCGCGTTCATGCAGGAACGGGGCATCGAGCGCGTGCTCTGCCTGCTCTCGGGGACCCAGCTCGACCAGACGGAGGCCAGTACCGGCCGGTACGTCCGGGCTTTCGGCGGCGAGAACGTCGAACACGTCCCGATCGCCGACCACCACCTGGCCGACGCCGAGACGCTCGACAGGGAGATCCTGCCGTTCATCGAGGAGTCCGTCGAGGCCGAGAAGCCGGTCGTCGTACACTGTCTGGCCGGCATCGGCAGGACCGGCCACGTCCTCGCCGCCTGGCTCGTGTACGGTCACGGGTACGATCCCGTCGACGCCATCGAGACGGTCGGCGAGCTGGGGCGATCACCCGGTGAGGCCGTCGACGCCGGACACGCCCGCCGCGGCGAGCTCCACGAGCTGCTCTCGACGTTTGCCTGA
- a CDS encoding universal stress protein: protein MYDRVLLPTDGSAGMERVIEHADEIARRHGAAVEVVYVVDTSHMTTMPTGASVEGIRGLLSDEGEMAIEAAERICSPETTVEHTILEGDPEREIVAHAAENGADLIVMGTHGRGGIDRLLLGSVAEHVVRRSPVPVLTVHVDEALTAA, encoded by the coding sequence ATGTACGACCGCGTGCTCCTGCCGACGGACGGCTCGGCCGGCATGGAGCGGGTCATCGAACACGCCGACGAGATCGCGCGACGACACGGTGCCGCGGTCGAGGTCGTCTACGTCGTCGACACCTCTCACATGACGACGATGCCGACCGGCGCTTCCGTCGAGGGGATTCGAGGCCTGCTCAGCGACGAAGGCGAGATGGCTATCGAGGCCGCAGAGCGGATCTGCTCGCCGGAGACCACCGTCGAACACACGATTCTCGAAGGGGACCCGGAACGGGAGATCGTCGCTCACGCGGCCGAGAACGGTGCCGACCTGATCGTGATGGGGACCCACGGACGCGGCGGTATCGACCGCCTCCTGCTGGGGAGCGTCGCCGAACACGTGGTGCGGCGCTCGCCCGTCCCGGTCCTGACGGTCCACGTCGACGAGGCGCTGACCGCCGCCTGA
- a CDS encoding biotin--[acetyl-CoA-carboxylase] ligase yields MQATREQVLDALSEGPVAGPALADRLDVSRAAIWKHVEQLREEGFEIDSGDDGYELVSVPEFGASAVAYGLEAPFEIEYHDSIDSTNRRARERVAEGEGDVAILADEQTGGRGRLDRAWASPSGGVWLSLALRPEVPIAHAPAFTLAAAVAVTRAAREAGVDARIKWPNDVVVGDDERKLAGILTEVEGEADRVDWVVVGMGINVNVDPSALPAAADATSVQEAVGPVDRRVFTQRLLEEFDALRRDLDAVVPAWRADATTLGKRVRVETPGGTVEGEAVDISFPGALVVDTGEERVTITAGDCEHLRPA; encoded by the coding sequence ATGCAAGCGACACGCGAGCAGGTGCTCGACGCGCTCTCCGAGGGGCCGGTGGCCGGGCCGGCGCTGGCCGATCGCCTCGATGTCTCGCGGGCGGCGATCTGGAAACACGTCGAGCAGCTGCGAGAGGAGGGGTTCGAGATCGACAGCGGCGACGACGGCTACGAACTCGTGTCCGTCCCCGAGTTCGGCGCGAGCGCCGTCGCGTACGGGCTCGAAGCGCCCTTCGAGATCGAGTACCACGACAGCATCGACAGCACGAACCGCCGCGCACGGGAACGTGTGGCGGAGGGCGAGGGTGACGTTGCGATCCTGGCCGACGAGCAGACCGGGGGTCGTGGCCGGCTCGACAGGGCGTGGGCCTCGCCCAGCGGCGGCGTCTGGCTCTCGCTCGCGCTCCGTCCGGAGGTTCCCATCGCGCACGCGCCGGCTTTCACGCTGGCTGCGGCCGTCGCCGTCACCCGCGCCGCCCGCGAGGCCGGCGTCGACGCACGGATCAAGTGGCCGAACGACGTGGTCGTGGGCGACGACGAGCGCAAGCTGGCGGGCATCCTCACCGAGGTCGAGGGCGAGGCCGACCGCGTCGACTGGGTCGTCGTCGGGATGGGGATCAACGTCAACGTCGACCCGTCGGCGCTGCCGGCGGCGGCCGACGCCACGAGCGTCCAGGAAGCGGTCGGGCCGGTCGACCGGCGCGTGTTCACCCAGCGACTCCTAGAGGAGTTCGACGCGCTCCGTCGCGATCTCGACGCGGTCGTGCCGGCGTGGCGAGCGGACGCGACGACGCTTGGCAAACGGGTTCGCGTCGAGACGCCCGGCGGCACCGTCGAGGGCGAGGCCGTCGACATCTCCTTTCCGGGCGCGCTGGTCGTCGACACGGGCGAAGAGCGGGTGACGATCACGGCCGGCGACTGCGAGCACCTCCGGCCGGCCTGA
- a CDS encoding acetyl-CoA carboxylase biotin carboxylase subunit: protein MFDKVLVANRGEIAVRVMRACEELGVETVAVYSEADKHSGHVRYADEAYNVGPARAADSYLDQEAIVDAARQADADAIHPGYGFLAENADFAARVEATDGITWVGPESDSMESLGEKTKARTIMSAADVPIVPGTTDPVTDPEQVHEFGDENGYPIAIKAEGGGGGRGMKIVESPDEVEDQLESAKREGEAYFSNDSVYLERYLENPRHIEVQIIADHHGNVRHLGERDCSLQRRHQKVIEEGPSPALSDELRERIGEAARRGVSEAGYYNAGTVEFLVEEQDREPGELLGPDANFYFLEVNTRIQVEHCVTEEITGIDIVKWQLRVAADEELGFAQDDVAVDGHAIEFRINAENAADDFAPATGGTLETYDPPGGVGVRMDDALRQGDELVTDYDSMIAKLIVHAGDREEAIERGKRALGEYDIEGIPTIVPFHRLMLTDDEFVQGMHTTKYLDETLDPERIDAAQERWGTETTTDADDEEVTEREFTVEVNGKRFDVELEERGAPPIEVGEIESGDGGDRPQRPGGGGSDSGGDGGGASAEGDEVTAEMQGTILEVNVDEGDEVEAGDVVCVLEAMKMENDIVAERGGTVTQVAVDEGESVDMGDLLFVVG, encoded by the coding sequence ATGTTCGACAAGGTTCTCGTTGCGAACCGCGGCGAGATCGCGGTTCGGGTCATGCGGGCCTGCGAGGAACTGGGGGTCGAAACCGTCGCGGTCTACTCCGAAGCCGACAAGCACTCGGGCCACGTCAGATACGCCGACGAGGCGTACAACGTCGGCCCGGCCCGCGCGGCCGACTCCTATCTCGATCAGGAGGCGATCGTCGACGCCGCCCGACAGGCCGACGCCGACGCGATCCACCCCGGCTACGGCTTCCTCGCGGAGAACGCCGACTTCGCAGCCCGGGTCGAGGCCACCGATGGGATCACCTGGGTCGGTCCCGAGAGCGACTCGATGGAGTCGCTTGGCGAGAAGACGAAGGCCCGCACGATCATGTCGGCCGCCGACGTGCCCATCGTCCCGGGGACCACCGACCCGGTGACCGACCCCGAACAGGTCCACGAGTTCGGCGACGAGAACGGCTATCCGATCGCGATCAAGGCCGAGGGCGGCGGTGGCGGCCGCGGCATGAAGATCGTCGAGAGCCCCGACGAAGTCGAGGACCAGCTCGAATCGGCCAAACGCGAGGGCGAGGCGTACTTCTCGAACGACTCCGTCTACCTCGAACGCTACCTCGAAAATCCGCGCCACATCGAGGTCCAGATCATCGCGGACCACCACGGCAACGTCCGACACCTGGGCGAGCGCGACTGCTCGCTTCAGCGCCGTCACCAGAAGGTCATCGAGGAGGGACCCAGTCCCGCCCTGTCGGACGAACTCCGCGAACGGATCGGGGAGGCCGCTCGCCGGGGCGTCTCCGAAGCCGGCTACTACAACGCCGGCACCGTCGAGTTCCTCGTCGAGGAGCAAGACCGCGAGCCCGGCGAACTGCTCGGTCCCGACGCGAACTTCTACTTCCTCGAAGTGAACACGCGCATCCAGGTCGAGCACTGCGTCACCGAGGAGATCACGGGGATCGACATCGTCAAGTGGCAGCTCAGGGTCGCCGCCGACGAGGAGCTGGGCTTCGCCCAGGACGACGTGGCGGTCGACGGCCACGCCATCGAGTTCCGGATCAACGCGGAGAACGCCGCCGACGACTTCGCACCCGCGACCGGGGGGACCCTCGAAACGTACGATCCGCCCGGCGGCGTCGGCGTCCGGATGGACGACGCGTTGCGGCAGGGCGACGAACTGGTGACCGACTACGACTCGATGATCGCGAAGCTCATCGTCCACGCGGGCGACCGCGAGGAGGCCATCGAGCGGGGCAAGCGCGCGCTCGGCGAGTACGACATCGAGGGAATCCCGACGATCGTCCCCTTCCACCGGCTGATGCTCACCGACGACGAGTTCGTCCAGGGCATGCACACGACGAAGTACCTCGACGAGACGCTCGATCCCGAGCGCATCGACGCCGCACAGGAGCGGTGGGGGACCGAGACGACCACCGACGCGGACGACGAGGAGGTGACCGAACGGGAGTTCACCGTCGAGGTCAACGGCAAGCGCTTCGACGTGGAGCTGGAAGAACGCGGCGCGCCACCGATCGAGGTCGGTGAGATCGAGAGCGGCGACGGCGGCGACCGCCCCCAGCGGCCCGGCGGTGGCGGCTCGGATTCGGGCGGCGACGGCGGCGGGGCCAGCGCCGAGGGCGACGAAGTGACCGCGGAGATGCAGGGCACGATCCTCGAAGTCAACGTCGACGAAGGCGACGAGGTCGAAGCCGGCGACGTGGTCTGCGTGCTCGAAGCGATGAAGATGGAGAACGACATCGTGGCCGAACGCGGCGGCACCGTCACCCAGGTGGCCGTCGACGAGGGCGAGTCCGTCGACATGGGTGACCTGCTGTTCGTCGTCGGGTGA
- a CDS encoding amidohydrolase family protein — protein MSDQSILAGTIFRGREFEPIEGRVVIEDGEIAAVEEATVDPSSWILPAFVNAHTHIGDSIAKEAGGGLTLEELVAPPDGLKHRLLRQASREALVDAMSRTISFMQRAGTAAFVEFREGGVDGVAAIEAALRNSPIDGVVLGRETVAAMERSDGFGASGAADGDFSHERTATAEAGKLFGIHAGEVDASDINPALDLDPDFLVHMVHAEGLHLDRVADSEVPVVVCPRSNVVTNVGVPPVADLVERTTVALGTDNVMTNSPSMFREMAWAAKLADVPAAEILRMATVNGAEIAGLNCGLVAEGRDADLLVLDGDSDNLSGAQDPVRAIVRRAGVDDVERVHYAGKA, from the coding sequence ATGAGCGATCAGAGTATTCTCGCCGGCACGATCTTCCGCGGCCGCGAGTTCGAACCGATCGAGGGGCGCGTCGTGATCGAGGACGGCGAGATCGCGGCCGTCGAGGAAGCCACGGTCGACCCCTCCTCGTGGATCCTCCCGGCGTTCGTCAACGCCCACACCCACATCGGCGACTCCATCGCCAAGGAGGCCGGCGGCGGCCTCACGCTGGAAGAACTCGTCGCGCCGCCCGACGGTCTCAAACACAGGCTGCTCAGACAGGCCAGCCGCGAGGCACTCGTCGACGCGATGTCCCGGACGATCTCGTTCATGCAGCGCGCGGGAACGGCCGCGTTCGTCGAGTTCCGCGAGGGCGGGGTCGACGGCGTCGCGGCGATCGAGGCGGCACTGCGGAACTCGCCGATCGACGGCGTCGTGCTCGGACGGGAGACGGTCGCGGCGATGGAGCGAAGCGACGGGTTCGGTGCGAGCGGGGCCGCCGACGGCGACTTCAGCCACGAACGGACAGCGACCGCCGAGGCGGGGAAACTGTTCGGCATCCACGCCGGGGAGGTCGACGCCAGCGACATCAACCCCGCGCTGGACCTCGATCCGGACTTTCTCGTCCACATGGTCCACGCCGAGGGGTTGCACCTCGACCGCGTGGCCGACAGCGAGGTCCCCGTCGTCGTCTGCCCTCGCTCGAACGTCGTGACGAACGTCGGCGTCCCGCCCGTCGCCGACCTCGTCGAGCGAACGACGGTCGCGCTGGGGACGGACAACGTGATGACCAACAGCCCGTCGATGTTCCGCGAGATGGCCTGGGCGGCGAAGCTCGCCGACGTTCCGGCCGCCGAGATCCTCCGGATGGCGACGGTCAACGGAGCCGAGATCGCGGGGCTGAACTGCGGGCTCGTCGCCGAGGGTCGCGACGCCGATCTGCTGGTGCTGGACGGGGACTCCGACAACCTCTCGGGCGCGCAGGACCCGGTCCGCGCGATCGTCCGGCGTGCCGGCGTCGACGATGTCGAACGCGTCCACTACGCAGGCAAGGCTTAA
- a CDS encoding ABC transporter substrate-binding protein: MSSGVQQSRGGTFELVHHYVGGDGEAALRAMMDGFTDRHSSISVRETHYDNMRLQVKSRILGEDPPDVWTGWPGGEMAGYAEVDAVRDITDLWEASDMAANFRSVAADVAQVDGRYHAVPVTIHRANDMYLHTETVESIGIDPARASDPTELVEMLESVADDHDGPALLLPMADPFTVLQLWEITLLGLSDHATFEAMTASNASRHRDVIVSALEHIQRFAALSSEDSLYDGMTDANEQFIGGAAPVYPQGDWAAGVFDETPDFDFQSEWDRVAFPGTENMFAVVMDAFIPSAESDSDVLETFLEYVGSCDAQERFSRNKGSLPARKDASIDGFTDFGKSQHQQLDRSTEQPQTITHGLSMSSAQLVDLKAAIAGFIDEWDAQATADEMIGVFDR, from the coding sequence ATGTCCAGCGGTGTTCAGCAGTCTCGTGGTGGCACGTTCGAACTCGTCCACCACTACGTCGGCGGCGACGGCGAGGCCGCACTGAGAGCGATGATGGACGGGTTCACCGACAGACACAGCTCGATCTCGGTTCGGGAGACCCACTACGACAACATGCGCCTCCAGGTCAAGAGCCGGATTCTGGGCGAAGATCCACCGGACGTCTGGACCGGCTGGCCCGGCGGCGAGATGGCCGGCTACGCGGAAGTCGACGCCGTCAGAGACATCACCGACCTCTGGGAGGCGTCGGACATGGCTGCGAACTTCCGGTCGGTCGCGGCCGACGTCGCGCAGGTCGACGGCCGGTACCACGCGGTCCCGGTCACGATCCACCGGGCCAACGACATGTACCTCCACACCGAGACCGTCGAGTCGATCGGGATCGACCCCGCTCGGGCGTCGGACCCGACCGAACTCGTCGAGATGCTGGAGTCGGTCGCCGACGACCACGACGGACCGGCGCTCTTGCTCCCGATGGCCGACCCGTTCACCGTCCTGCAACTGTGGGAGATCACGCTCCTGGGACTGTCCGATCACGCCACCTTCGAGGCGATGACCGCCAGCAACGCGTCGCGTCACCGCGACGTGATCGTGAGCGCGCTCGAACACATCCAGCGCTTCGCGGCGCTGTCCAGCGAGGACTCGCTGTACGACGGGATGACCGACGCCAACGAGCAGTTCATCGGCGGGGCTGCGCCGGTCTACCCGCAGGGCGACTGGGCGGCCGGCGTGTTCGACGAGACGCCGGACTTCGACTTCCAGTCAGAGTGGGACCGCGTCGCGTTCCCCGGAACGGAGAACATGTTCGCCGTCGTCATGGACGCGTTCATCCCGTCGGCGGAGTCAGACAGCGACGTGCTCGAGACGTTCCTCGAATACGTCGGCTCGTGTGACGCACAGGAGCGGTTCAGTCGGAACAAAGGATCGTTACCGGCCCGGAAAGACGCCTCGATCGACGGCTTCACCGACTTCGGGAAGTCCCAGCACCAGCAACTCGACCGCTCGACCGAACAGCCCCAGACGATCACCCACGGCCTGAGCATGTCCTCGGCACAGCTCGTCGACCTGAAGGCCGCGATCGCGGGCTTCATCGACGAGTGGGACGCACAGGCGACGGCCGACGAGATGATCGGCGTGTTCGACCGCTGA
- a CDS encoding HD domain-containing protein: MTTIKDSVHDHIAVDGVAEALLDTPPVQRLRRIAQLGTVTLVYPSANHTRFEHSLGVYHLADEALSHLGIEGQKAERVRAAALLHDVGHSPYSHNVEAVIYRETGKYHDDVHDLLDRGEVARVLADHDLDHDAVADLVAGDGELGQLVSGELDVDRMDYLVRDAHHTGVPYGTIDHERLIRELRFVDGDLVLDEGNVQTAESLLLARALMNPTVYRHHVARIAKTMLRRGTERLLEATDTDPAELRRWDDSDLLVSLRRTDATAGYAHRLTERRLYKRAIWAEMRAVPDELLAMDHAEIREEERAIADAANVDADAVLLDVPGEPSMPESSSRVVVNGEVRGLGDQSTLVTALRAAQRDQWRLGVYAPEAVADRVGESAIRVLGLEPDGAMVRDARPGVHATLDEFN, translated from the coding sequence ATGACCACGATCAAGGACAGCGTCCACGACCACATCGCCGTCGACGGCGTGGCCGAGGCGCTGCTGGACACGCCGCCCGTCCAGCGGCTCCGCCGGATCGCCCAGCTCGGGACGGTGACGCTCGTCTACCCGTCGGCCAACCACACCCGCTTCGAGCACTCTCTTGGCGTCTATCACCTCGCCGACGAGGCGCTTAGCCATCTCGGGATCGAGGGACAGAAGGCCGAACGCGTCCGGGCTGCGGCGCTGTTGCACGACGTGGGCCACTCGCCGTACAGTCACAACGTCGAGGCGGTGATCTACCGCGAGACCGGGAAGTACCACGACGACGTCCACGATCTGCTCGACCGCGGCGAGGTGGCGCGCGTGCTGGCCGACCACGACCTCGATCACGACGCGGTCGCCGACCTCGTCGCCGGGGACGGCGAACTCGGACAGCTCGTTTCCGGCGAACTCGACGTCGACCGGATGGACTATCTCGTGCGGGACGCCCACCACACCGGCGTCCCCTACGGCACGATCGACCACGAGCGGCTGATCCGGGAGCTGCGTTTCGTCGACGGCGACCTCGTGCTGGACGAGGGCAACGTCCAGACCGCGGAGTCGCTGCTGTTGGCCCGTGCGCTGATGAACCCGACCGTCTACAGGCACCACGTCGCCCGGATCGCCAAGACGATGCTCCGGCGCGGGACCGAGCGGCTCCTCGAAGCCACCGACACCGACCCGGCCGAACTGCGCCGCTGGGACGACAGCGACCTGCTCGTCTCGCTGCGTCGGACCGACGCGACGGCGGGGTACGCACACCGTCTCACGGAGCGTCGCCTGTACAAACGGGCGATCTGGGCCGAGATGAGGGCCGTGCCCGACGAACTGCTGGCGATGGATCATGCCGAGATCCGCGAGGAGGAGCGGGCGATCGCCGACGCGGCCAACGTCGACGCCGACGCCGTCCTCCTGGACGTACCCGGCGAACCGTCGATGCCCGAGTCGTCGAGTCGGGTCGTCGTCAACGGCGAGGTCCGCGGGCTGGGCGACCAGTCGACGCTGGTCACCGCCCTCCGAGCGGCCCAGCGAGATCAGTGGCGGCTGGGCGTCTACGCGCCCGAGGCAGTCGCCGATCGCGTGGGCGAGAGTGCGATCCGCGTGCTCGGCCTGGAACCTGACGGAGCAATGGTCCGGGACGCGCGGCCGGGCGTCCACGCGACACTCGACGAGTTCAACTGA